CAGCGAATAAGTCTGGATGCTCCTCTGCCAACTTTACCCATTCATACTTCCGTTGGAAAAAGCAGAAGAAACAACCAGATCGACTGCGCCAACGATAGTAATCTGGCATCCCAATTCCGCTTTCTTCAAGCAAACGAATAATATCTGCCTTTACGAGTCCTCGTTCTTTAAAGGGAAAGATAGGTTTGATATTAGGTTTGGTGGAGATATAACCCTCTCGATTTTCGTCAGCCCGAATGCCAATGTAACTTTTAGCCTCATCATCACCTACAAACTTTTCTAGCGGCTCTATTTTCATTTTTTTGGTACACCATCGCATTTTAGGAGAGGGCAAAAATCCACCATAAATGTCAAGCCAGTGGTCAAATCCACGCTCAGCGCTGAGGTATTCAATTTTTATTCCCAGCCTAGCTTTGATACGGTCTAGATACTCGTAGGTTTCCTCTAGTTCCTTGTGCGTGTCGCAGAAGAAATATTCCATGTCCGGAATTTCCTTGTGTAGCAAAACAGCCAAGGCCGTGCTATCTTTGCCTCCGGATAAACCTAAAATATGTCTTTCTTTCTTACCCATACTCTTCTTGCTTTTGCCCTGGTCAATGATCGCTGTTTACTTTTAATTGGTCACTATTAAGTTTATCTCTCCTTGGAGAAAGGTTATCGATTCTTGTTGAGCCTAACACACGTTCAGTCAATTTGGCTACAACAGCTTGGTGAAATTGCGGGTTGTCAAATTTATTGATAATATCCCACAATTTATCTACCACATCATCAATTTGCGCTTGGTTTTCGTGGTCAAACCAAACCAAAGAGTGAGTTTCTTGCCCGTCTGGGCGAGTTACTGTAATTTTACGTGCTTCAAATCCCTCATTGCTACGAGTTTGAGCATCTTTCTGTAATGCCTCAAGGTTTTTGAACCGTCTTGCAATGTCTGACAGCTTAATTTCAAAATTTGTTACATCTTCATCTGTCCAAGAAGTAGCGGGTTTATCAGCAATAATCATCACTATTGACTCTAGCCATTCGGAGTCCGTTGCTGTTTCATCAGCAGCCGCCGCAGCGAAACTCTTTAATCGGCGTTCTATCACGTGACCTGTTAAGTAACTTGCTCTTACCCGCAAATCTTCCCTCAGTTTCTCCTCATTGCTCCGCACGGAAAAAGCGCTGTAAAGAAGGGCATGACAATC
This genomic interval from Scytonema hofmannii PCC 7110 contains the following:
- a CDS encoding phosphoadenosine phosphosulfate reductase family protein, with product MGKKERHILGLSGGKDSTALAVLLHKEIPDMEYFFCDTHKELEETYEYLDRIKARLGIKIEYLSAERGFDHWLDIYGGFLPSPKMRWCTKKMKIEPLEKFVGDDEAKSYIGIRADENREGYISTKPNIKPIFPFKERGLVKADIIRLLEESGIGMPDYYRWRSRSGCFFCFFQRKYEWVKLAEEHPDLFAEAVKYEQEHKDGRSYTWTEGETLLELLERKEEIIIEHEKAMAREKILAPGRSLAEALNSILEEEDDEQPCFACHL